A single window of Methanoregula sp. DNA harbors:
- the mutL gene encoding DNA mismatch repair endonuclease MutL, giving the protein MNTDAGNRTIHILDPATVNQIAAGEVVERPASVVKELFENAIDAGARTIRVDLSSSKGSITTIQVIDNGIGMSPDDAVLAFTPHATSKIATIEDLDGIRTLGFRGEALASIAAVSRVTLCTKPHKSPAISGTKVVVEAGEIREHGEIGTPEGTNILVQDLFFNTPARKKFLKTLGTELAHITGIIEGLALAHPEISVFLTHNGKEIITTEQSSRLLDAIARLFGSDIVPYLIPVEHENPVVLINGYISRPSLFRKNLKRIIVSINGRYVSSSPINSAILEGYGTLLSKERFPVVFLFLVIDPALVDVNVHPAKKQVRLGPEREICIAVRQAISGALLRSDLIPAAQAPDNPFPTVQTGHGDAHASYDVEPGRAYGVSEPALEPTHAGIITTDRQLRQSELPTGILPDANIVPDMDVIGQIGGIYILAATRSGDLILVDQHAAHERIMYEMVSAKRESARQSQELIAPVLLHRSARDSAVLRELLPSLTEEGFEIEDFGKDTFLVRAVPVVLGALEHSNLVNEIVDDLSREDTSRSVSSRERITRIIACRSAIKAGTACTPEQCRRLLQQLRLAHNPFSCPHGRPTMVRFTREQLDAMFKRT; this is encoded by the coding sequence ATGAATACGGATGCCGGTAACAGGACTATCCATATCCTGGATCCTGCTACAGTTAATCAGATCGCTGCCGGCGAGGTAGTCGAACGCCCTGCCTCTGTTGTCAAGGAGTTGTTTGAGAATGCAATAGATGCGGGAGCCCGGACCATCCGGGTCGATCTGTCATCATCGAAAGGGTCGATCACCACAATCCAAGTGATTGATAACGGGATTGGTATGTCACCTGATGATGCTGTACTTGCATTTACTCCTCATGCAACCAGCAAAATTGCCACAATTGAAGATCTTGATGGTATCAGGACCCTTGGATTCCGTGGCGAAGCACTGGCAAGCATCGCTGCAGTTTCCCGGGTAACCCTTTGCACAAAACCACACAAGAGTCCGGCAATCTCAGGCACAAAAGTGGTTGTTGAAGCCGGGGAAATCAGGGAACACGGAGAGATAGGCACCCCGGAAGGCACAAATATCCTTGTTCAGGACCTTTTTTTTAACACTCCTGCAAGAAAAAAATTCTTAAAGACCCTTGGTACAGAGCTGGCCCATATTACCGGTATCATTGAAGGGCTCGCGCTGGCTCATCCTGAAATTTCGGTGTTCCTGACCCATAACGGAAAGGAAATCATAACTACAGAACAATCATCCAGGCTCCTTGACGCTATCGCACGCCTCTTTGGCAGTGACATAGTTCCATATCTGATTCCGGTTGAACATGAAAACCCGGTGGTGTTGATCAACGGGTATATCTCCCGCCCTTCCCTCTTCCGGAAAAACTTAAAGCGTATCATCGTCTCAATCAACGGGCGTTATGTCTCATCATCTCCGATAAATTCAGCAATTCTTGAAGGGTACGGGACACTCCTTTCAAAGGAACGGTTTCCGGTTGTATTTCTCTTCCTTGTAATCGATCCTGCCCTTGTGGATGTGAATGTCCACCCGGCAAAAAAACAGGTGCGGCTGGGTCCGGAACGCGAGATATGCATCGCAGTCCGTCAGGCAATTTCGGGTGCACTGCTCAGATCTGACCTTATTCCTGCTGCACAGGCACCTGATAACCCGTTCCCCACGGTACAGACAGGGCATGGGGATGCTCATGCGTCCTACGACGTTGAACCGGGTCGTGCGTACGGTGTCAGCGAACCGGCACTGGAACCTACCCATGCTGGTATCATCACCACGGATCGCCAGCTCCGCCAGTCAGAACTTCCGACGGGAATCCTTCCGGATGCAAACATCGTCCCCGATATGGATGTCATAGGTCAGATCGGGGGGATTTATATCCTCGCCGCTACACGGTCCGGGGACCTGATCCTTGTCGACCAGCATGCTGCCCACGAACGGATCATGTATGAGATGGTGAGCGCAAAGAGGGAGTCGGCCCGGCAGTCACAGGAACTTATCGCCCCGGTCCTCCTTCACCGTTCCGCACGGGACTCTGCCGTCCTGCGGGAACTGCTGCCATCGCTTACAGAAGAAGGGTTTGAAATTGAGGACTTCGGGAAAGATACGTTCCTGGTACGGGCAGTACCGGTGGTGCTGGGGGCGCTCGAACACTCTAATCTGGTCAATGAGATTGTGGATGACCTCAGCCGGGAAGATACCTCCCGGTCTGTCAGCAGCCGTGAGCGCATTACGCGTATCATCGCCTGCCGCAGCGCGATAAAGGCCGGTACTGCCTGCACGCCCGAACAGTGCCGCCGCCTACTCCAGCAGCTCCGGCTTGCACATAACCCCTTCTCCTGCCCTCACGGGAGACCAACAATGGTCAGGTTTACGCGTGAACAACTGGATGCGATGTTTAAGAGGACATAA